Proteins from a genomic interval of Micromonospora sp. NBC_00389:
- a CDS encoding Gfo/Idh/MocA family protein — translation MINAAVVGLGWWGQKIVTDLANSEHVRVVLGVDVAKSARERGAEHGIRVATSLDEALADAAVDAVILCTPHRLHAEQIVVAARADKHVFCEKPLTTNGREARAAIAAVQAAGVQLGIGHERRFEPAVQQLREMCRSGEVGTPLVFEGNFSQDKFLDLPGDNWRLSTADAPVGPLSATGIHMVDLAIAVFGRPVEVWARLGIHATTFENGDTLTITMGFENGRTAMITAILTTPFVGRVTVLGSKAWVEIRDRNHPELPRGWDVTTVHRGAEPKTVFFPPHPSVRENIEAFARAAAGEKPYPVLYEEMLYNVDAFEAITRSAHSGLVERVGGSS, via the coding sequence GTGATCAACGCAGCCGTCGTGGGCCTCGGATGGTGGGGCCAGAAGATCGTCACCGACCTGGCCAACAGCGAGCACGTTCGAGTCGTACTGGGCGTGGACGTCGCCAAATCCGCCCGTGAGCGCGGAGCCGAGCACGGCATCCGCGTGGCGACGTCGCTGGACGAAGCCCTCGCGGACGCGGCCGTCGATGCGGTGATCCTTTGCACGCCGCACCGCTTGCACGCGGAACAGATTGTGGTCGCGGCCAGGGCTGACAAGCACGTGTTCTGCGAGAAGCCGCTGACCACCAACGGCCGCGAGGCCCGTGCCGCCATCGCGGCGGTGCAGGCGGCGGGCGTGCAGCTCGGCATCGGCCACGAGCGCCGCTTCGAGCCGGCCGTCCAGCAACTGCGCGAGATGTGCCGCAGCGGCGAGGTAGGTACCCCGCTGGTGTTCGAGGGCAACTTCAGCCAGGACAAGTTCCTGGACCTGCCGGGCGACAACTGGCGGCTGTCCACCGCCGACGCGCCGGTCGGCCCGCTGTCGGCCACCGGCATCCACATGGTCGACCTGGCTATCGCGGTGTTCGGTCGACCGGTGGAGGTGTGGGCCCGCCTCGGCATCCACGCGACGACGTTCGAAAATGGTGACACTCTCACGATCACCATGGGCTTCGAGAACGGCCGAACTGCGATGATCACGGCCATCCTCACCACCCCGTTCGTCGGCCGGGTGACGGTGCTCGGGTCCAAGGCGTGGGTGGAGATCCGTGATCGCAACCACCCCGAGCTCCCGCGCGGCTGGGATGTCACCACCGTGCACCGGGGAGCGGAGCCGAAGACGGTGTTCTTTCCGCCGCACCCGAGCGTCCGCGAGAACATCGAAGCATTCGCCCGTGCCGCCGCGGGCGAGAAGCCGTACCCGGTGTTGTACGAGGAGATGCTGTACAACGTCGACGCGTTCGAGGCGATCACCCGCTCGGCGCACAGCGGGCTCGTTGAACGGGTGGGTGGTTCGTCGTGA
- a CDS encoding flavin reductase: MKPASTSTDPSVDAANFRHVVGHLASGVTVVTTEADGKRHGMTASSVTSLSLDPPMMLACINNAVPTAQAVSMSRRYVVNVLGEDQGELAKQFAIASSDKFRGVALHIGALGLPLLSDALAHIECEVVESVAGGTHTIFLGRVVSATAGQGQPLTYFRGGFGRFEFARDDEVYGRARELVLSRVYPADHALPLEELATQLDVDQAAAFYALTRLSSDGLVRRDPDRGYVIAPLDVRTSDETFDARLAIELGVITLSMHRVTDDEVAELRRRFDTMAALLVGERFVDFHGYLDANYAFHEHLVSLARNPLLTSTFGRLSIKSVMTRSFGSTPETSQKFVKVQGRLMEAFERRDARAARQAAVDYCELAKKRVREILVYTGGRL, encoded by the coding sequence ATGAAGCCCGCCAGCACCAGCACGGATCCGTCGGTGGATGCGGCCAACTTCCGGCACGTCGTCGGTCACCTCGCCAGCGGGGTCACCGTCGTCACGACCGAGGCGGACGGCAAGCGTCACGGCATGACCGCGAGTTCCGTGACGTCGCTGTCGCTCGACCCGCCGATGATGCTCGCCTGCATCAACAATGCCGTCCCAACCGCACAGGCGGTGTCGATGTCCAGGCGGTACGTCGTCAACGTGCTCGGCGAGGACCAGGGCGAGCTCGCCAAGCAGTTCGCCATCGCGAGCAGTGACAAGTTTCGCGGTGTCGCCCTCCACATTGGGGCGCTCGGGCTGCCGCTGCTCAGCGACGCCCTCGCGCACATCGAGTGCGAGGTCGTCGAGTCGGTCGCCGGCGGTACCCACACGATCTTTCTGGGGCGGGTGGTGTCCGCGACCGCCGGCCAGGGGCAGCCGCTGACGTACTTCCGCGGCGGGTTCGGCCGGTTCGAGTTCGCTCGCGACGATGAGGTCTACGGACGCGCGCGCGAGCTCGTGCTGAGCCGGGTGTACCCCGCCGACCACGCGTTGCCGCTCGAGGAACTGGCGACGCAACTCGACGTCGACCAGGCAGCTGCGTTCTACGCGCTGACCCGGCTGTCGTCGGATGGGCTGGTCCGCCGTGACCCGGACCGCGGCTACGTGATCGCGCCGCTCGACGTGCGCACCTCCGACGAGACCTTCGACGCCCGGCTCGCGATCGAACTCGGCGTCATCACGCTATCGATGCATCGGGTGACCGATGACGAGGTGGCCGAGCTGCGTCGCCGTTTCGACACGATGGCCGCGTTGCTCGTCGGCGAGCGGTTCGTGGACTTTCACGGCTATCTCGACGCCAACTACGCGTTTCACGAGCACCTCGTGTCCCTCGCCCGCAATCCGCTGCTCACGTCGACGTTCGGTCGGCTCAGCATCAAGAGCGTGATGACCCGCTCATTCGGGTCGACGCCCGAAACGTCACAGAAGTTCGTGAAGGTTCAAGGGCGCCTGATGGAAGCGTTCGAGCGGCGCGACGCACGCGCCGCAAGGCAGGCCGCCGTCGACTACTGCGAGCTCGCAAAGAAGCGGGTCCGCGAGATCCTGGTGTACACCGGCGGACGGCTCTAG